One Aegilops tauschii subsp. strangulata cultivar AL8/78 chromosome 7, Aet v6.0, whole genome shotgun sequence genomic window carries:
- the LOC109771648 gene encoding uncharacterized protein isoform X1: MEHARLLAGQCKGAAGTGMERYGSLGMRLDGGGGDLPPGFRFHPTDEELITYYLLRKVVDCGFSGARAIAEIDLNKCEPWELPDKACKTTAEKEWYFYSLRDRKYPTGLRTNRATGAGYWKATGKDREIRSARNGALVGMKKTLVFYRGRAPKGQKTQWVMHEFRLEGVYAYHFLPNNTTRDEWVIAKIFVKPGAVPPSRKVRYGLSSAGDTSCFSDSTSVSIGGGGGASASSAPRQQLPDTSSLLAAAHAAADGESSSYGAAANNNAAGNCRELVPCFSTAHMDATLLGIGQYEPATLAVEQPLAFFHGSRLVQAADNLSLPMFLPGGLQSGVSPLGMGGGAFQHWPSSGYDMKLEGSRAPPQMAVGPGQLDGAYGWGF; this comes from the exons ATGGAGCACGCACGCTTGCTTGCAGGTCAGTGCAAGGGCGCGGCCGGGACCGGGATGGAGCGGTACGGCTCTCTGGGCATGCGGCTGGACGGCGGAGGCGGCGACCTGCCGCCGGGGTTCCGCTTCCACCCGACGGACGAGGAGCTCATCACCTACTACCTCCTCCGTAAGGTGGTGGACTGCGGCTTCTCCGGCGCCCGCGCCATCGCCGAGATCGACCTCAACAAGTGCGAGCCGTGGGAGCTGCCGGACAAGGCCTGCAAGACCACGGCGGAGAAGGAGTGGTACTTCTACAGCCTCCGCGACCGCAAGTACCCCACGGGCCTGCGCACCAACCGCGCCACGGGCGCCGGCTACTGGAAGGCCACCGGCAAGGACCGCGAGATCCGCAGCGCCCGCAACGGCGCGCTCGTCGGCATGAAGAAGACGCTCGTCTTCTACCGCGGCCGCGCCCCCAAGGGCCAGAAGACCCAGTGGGTCATGCACGAGTTCCGCCTCGAGGGCGTCTACGCCTACCACTTCCTGCCCAACAACACCACAAGG GATGAGTGGGTGATCGCCAAGATCTTCGTGAAGCCCGGCGCGGTGCCCCCCTCCCGCAAGGTTCGCTACGGACTCAGCAGCGCCGGCGACACATCGTGCTTCTCCGACTCCACCTCCGTCTCCatcggcggcgggggcggcgcctcCGCCTCGTCGGCGCCGCGCCAGCAGCTCCCAGACACCAGCTCGCTGTTAGCCGCGGCTCACGCCGCCGCCGACGGCGAGAGCAGCTCCTACGGCGCCGCCGCCAACAACAACGCGGCGGGCAACTGCCGTGAGCTCGTGCCCTGCTTCTCCACCGCCCACATGGATGCCACCCTCCTCGGCATCGGGCAGTACGAACCGGCTACGCTCGCCGTCGAGCAGCCGTTGGCCTTCTTCCATGGCTCCCGCCTGGTGCAGGCGGCGGACAACCTCAGCCTGCCGATGTTCCTCCCCGGCGGCCTGCAGTCCGGCGTCTCCCCGCTCGGCATGGGCGGAGGGGCCTTCCAGCACTGGCCGTCCTCCGGCTACGACATGAAGCTGGAGGGCAGCCGCGCGCCGCCGCAGATGGCCGTGGGCCCTGGCCAGCTTGACGGCGCCTACGGCTGGGGCTTCTAG
- the LOC109771648 gene encoding protein CUP-SHAPED COTYLEDON 1-like isoform X2, which produces MERYGSLGMRLDGGGGDLPPGFRFHPTDEELITYYLLRKVVDCGFSGARAIAEIDLNKCEPWELPDKACKTTAEKEWYFYSLRDRKYPTGLRTNRATGAGYWKATGKDREIRSARNGALVGMKKTLVFYRGRAPKGQKTQWVMHEFRLEGVYAYHFLPNNTTRDEWVIAKIFVKPGAVPPSRKVRYGLSSAGDTSCFSDSTSVSIGGGGGASASSAPRQQLPDTSSLLAAAHAAADGESSSYGAAANNNAAGNCRELVPCFSTAHMDATLLGIGQYEPATLAVEQPLAFFHGSRLVQAADNLSLPMFLPGGLQSGVSPLGMGGGAFQHWPSSGYDMKLEGSRAPPQMAVGPGQLDGAYGWGF; this is translated from the exons ATGGAGCGGTACGGCTCTCTGGGCATGCGGCTGGACGGCGGAGGCGGCGACCTGCCGCCGGGGTTCCGCTTCCACCCGACGGACGAGGAGCTCATCACCTACTACCTCCTCCGTAAGGTGGTGGACTGCGGCTTCTCCGGCGCCCGCGCCATCGCCGAGATCGACCTCAACAAGTGCGAGCCGTGGGAGCTGCCGGACAAGGCCTGCAAGACCACGGCGGAGAAGGAGTGGTACTTCTACAGCCTCCGCGACCGCAAGTACCCCACGGGCCTGCGCACCAACCGCGCCACGGGCGCCGGCTACTGGAAGGCCACCGGCAAGGACCGCGAGATCCGCAGCGCCCGCAACGGCGCGCTCGTCGGCATGAAGAAGACGCTCGTCTTCTACCGCGGCCGCGCCCCCAAGGGCCAGAAGACCCAGTGGGTCATGCACGAGTTCCGCCTCGAGGGCGTCTACGCCTACCACTTCCTGCCCAACAACACCACAAGG GATGAGTGGGTGATCGCCAAGATCTTCGTGAAGCCCGGCGCGGTGCCCCCCTCCCGCAAGGTTCGCTACGGACTCAGCAGCGCCGGCGACACATCGTGCTTCTCCGACTCCACCTCCGTCTCCatcggcggcgggggcggcgcctcCGCCTCGTCGGCGCCGCGCCAGCAGCTCCCAGACACCAGCTCGCTGTTAGCCGCGGCTCACGCCGCCGCCGACGGCGAGAGCAGCTCCTACGGCGCCGCCGCCAACAACAACGCGGCGGGCAACTGCCGTGAGCTCGTGCCCTGCTTCTCCACCGCCCACATGGATGCCACCCTCCTCGGCATCGGGCAGTACGAACCGGCTACGCTCGCCGTCGAGCAGCCGTTGGCCTTCTTCCATGGCTCCCGCCTGGTGCAGGCGGCGGACAACCTCAGCCTGCCGATGTTCCTCCCCGGCGGCCTGCAGTCCGGCGTCTCCCCGCTCGGCATGGGCGGAGGGGCCTTCCAGCACTGGCCGTCCTCCGGCTACGACATGAAGCTGGAGGGCAGCCGCGCGCCGCCGCAGATGGCCGTGGGCCCTGGCCAGCTTGACGGCGCCTACGGCTGGGGCTTCTAG